TTGTCTCTTTAATGATACCAAAAACTCTCTTATGATAGGGGCCGGTATTCCTGTTGCCTTTTTAGTTATTCAAATGATATCGGATATAGGGGAAAAAACCAGCTTTTTAAAATATTTCACCCTCTTTACCTTATATGATCCAAGTAAAATAATTAGTGGTGATAGCTGTATTCTTCAATTTATTACTCTTATAATTATTGCAGTTCTTATGTACACCATAGGAATATATGTCTTTGACAAAAGAGACTTGCCTTTATAAATCACAAACCGCACATGGCCTAAGCCTGTGCGGTTTTATAATTCTTATTTCTTTTCTTCTTTGCTAACACATTTGGGTAATTTAGTAGGATAGTTTCCGGTAAAGCAGGCATCACAATAGCCCATACCCTTCCCTATAATATCATTTAACCTATCCAAAGCAAGATAACCTAAGGAATCTGCCCCAATCATCTGGCGGATTTGATCAATGGTGTTATTTCTGGCAATAAGCTGATCCCCTGTTGGTACATCTGTACCATAATAACAAGGATATAAAAAAGGAGGGGAACTAATTCTTACATGAACCTCGGTTGCTCCTGCCTTTTTTAACATCTTAACAATCTTTGCGCAAGTAGTTCCTCTTACAATTGAGTCGTCAATCATTACAACCCGTTTGCCTTCTACTACCTCAGGTAAGACATTTAATTTAATCCTGACACTTGAGGTACGGGCTGCCTGCTTTGGCTTTATAAAGGTTCTTCCAACATAACTATTCTTAACAAAGGCCATACCAAAAGGTATTCCCGACTCTAAGGCATAGCCTAGTGCCGCTGCATTTCCCGAATCTGGCACCCCTACCACAACATCAGCTTCTACAGGATTAGTCTGTGCTAGAATTCTTCCTGCCATTATTCTTGAATTATACACGCTGACACCGTCAATATGGCTGTCGGGGCGGGCAAAGTAAATATATTCGAAAATACATCTTGCATGGTTATTGGTACAAAGAGAGGTGTCTGAGTAAATTCCGTCTTTATTAATCATTACAACTTCTCCGGGAAGTACATCCCTGACAAACTCAGCATCCACAGCATTTAATGCAGCTGTTTCGGAAGCTAGTATATATGAACTTCCCTTTCTTCCTATACATAAAGGATGAAATCCAAAGGGATCCCTGGCTCCTATTAGCTTTCTTGGGCTCATAATAACTAATGAGTAGGCTCCCACTAACTTTTTCATAGCTTTAGTAACAGCCTCTTCAACCGTCTTAGAAGTTAATCTTTCCCTAGCTATATGATAAGCTATAACCTCTGTATCGATTGTAGTCTGAAAAATAGCACCGGTATATTCTAGTTCTTCCCTAAGCTCTTCCGTATTAATAATGCTGCCGTTTTGGGCAATACACAAGGTACCCTTAATATAGTTTAATACTAAAGGCTGGGTATTATGGATGCTATTTTCTCCGGCTCCCGAATAACGAACATGTCCTACACCTATATTGCCTTTTAAATTCTCCAAGCTCTCATCGGTACATACCTCACTAATAAGCCCCATCCCTTTACAGGACAATACTTTTCCTTTAGGCCCATTGGTATCACTGACAGCTATTCCACAGCTTTCCTGTCCCCGGTGTTGCAGGGCGAAGAGTCCATAGTATAAGGTGGATAGGACATCATTCCCGTCCAAATCATATACCCCTAAAACTCCACATTCCTCATGTATCTCATCAGTAATATAACTGTTTTCTTTATTCATGAGCCATTCATCCTTTCTAATTATACGGAAAATACTATTCCAATTCAAAAACTCTCTTTGCTACCATCTCTGCTGCATGTCCTGTCTCCAGACTGCAATATTTTTCATAAAAATCATCATACTTATCTTTGTATTCTACAATAATATTATCTATATTTTTAATTGCAGCTACAACTTCCTCATCAGTAAATAACAAAGGTCCCGGTACATCCTTTTCTATGTCCAAATAGAAGCCTCGAAGCATATCCCTATACTTATCCAAATCATAAGTGTAAAACAAAATAGGCCGTCTTAGATTAGCATAATCAAAGAATACTGAGGAATAATCAGTTATCAAAATATCAGATATGAGATAC
This genomic interval from Herbinix luporum contains the following:
- the purF gene encoding amidophosphoribosyltransferase, whose amino-acid sequence is MNKENSYITDEIHEECGVLGVYDLDGNDVLSTLYYGLFALQHRGQESCGIAVSDTNGPKGKVLSCKGMGLISEVCTDESLENLKGNIGVGHVRYSGAGENSIHNTQPLVLNYIKGTLCIAQNGSIINTEELREELEYTGAIFQTTIDTEVIAYHIARERLTSKTVEEAVTKAMKKLVGAYSLVIMSPRKLIGARDPFGFHPLCIGRKGSSYILASETAALNAVDAEFVRDVLPGEVVMINKDGIYSDTSLCTNNHARCIFEYIYFARPDSHIDGVSVYNSRIMAGRILAQTNPVEADVVVGVPDSGNAAALGYALESGIPFGMAFVKNSYVGRTFIKPKQAARTSSVRIKLNVLPEVVEGKRVVMIDDSIVRGTTCAKIVKMLKKAGATEVHVRISSPPFLYPCYYGTDVPTGDQLIARNNTIDQIRQMIGADSLGYLALDRLNDIIGKGMGYCDACFTGNYPTKLPKCVSKEEKK